The DNA segment CCACGGGTGTTCGTAGTTGCCAGCTGGAGACGGCTCACTCTTCAGCCTACCGACCTACAGCTCATCGGATTTCTCAGTCATGGACACCTCGCGAACTTTGACCTGGACTCTTTTCCATACCACTTTTCGGACCGGTCTTGATGCCAGATAAGTAACGGCCGTACGGAAGACGGCCAAGAATGTAGATGATGAGCACGCTGATGGCCACGACCCCAGGCATCATCAGAATGTAGAAGAGCGCGTCTTCGACCCCTAAGCCCATTGTGTAAAGAGGCTTGGTCACGATGGATATAGCAAGCATATGCACCAGATAGATGCCGTATGAATACAGACCGACGGTCCTGATCATCCTAGCTGGCATGCCTGCATGATCCTTGAGCCATAAAGAGAGGCGGTACAGTGAAATGCTCATCAGAGCGACGAATGGCAACAGGAAGACCGACCATATAAATCCGGAAGGGAAGAACTGCAAGACCAGTGCCAGGAGTAAGGCGAGCACAGCTACGATCCATTGGTTCGCTTTCCCCATAGCGATTTTCACTTCATCTCTGTGCCTGCTGAGATACATTCCAGCGGTAAAGAAGACCAGATACGGCAGGCATATCAGCCTCATCATCAAGTTCGCATAGTAATACGAGACGCCGAAGTATCCGCCCATGGAGTTGATAAATGCACCCTCGATCACGGCATACCATAGCAGGTAGATTGCCAGAGGAATAATGAGTAAGAGGATTTCGTCATTGGTCCTTTCCAGGCGCTTGTAGAACCTAACCAGATATGGGAACAGGAGGTAAAGCTGGATGATCACTGCCACGAACCACAGTGCCCTCGTTCCGCTGAAAAGTATAAACGAGATTAACTGGTCATTGATTGAACGTTGATCCATGAAGAACCAGTTGAAAATCGCATAAACGAACGCGAAGAAGATGTATGGTAAAAGGATAGTTTTTAACCGCCGCCCATAGAACCGCTTGGGATCAAGCTTGCCGAAATATCTTAATCCAAGGATATAGCCAGAGATCAGCAGGAAAAGAGGCACACCAAAATCTGCCAGATGGGTTAGGTAGTTCGCGATCGGCGTTATGATGTTTGGATGATCTATGACAAGTGCGAAACCCATCACATGTATGGTGACGATAGCTATGATGGCGAATCCTCGCATGTAATCCAATTCGTTCATCCAGTGAGCATTTTTTACATTCTCGATATGATGGCCCCCACCAAAGTTGACCTGGGCCGCCTACCTTTTCATGTGCGTAAATAGATTATCGATTGATAACACCGGGAGAAAAACCTAGAATGTGGGAAGAAATAATTTAATTTCCGGGCAACCCTTCTGGCCAGGCCTCAAGCCTCGCCCCTCCAATAATCAGTGTCATCGTTTGAAGCCAGAACATATGGAGTGAAATGTCGGACCCATGGAACTC comes from the Methanomassiliicoccus sp. genome and includes:
- a CDS encoding acyltransferase, translated to MNELDYMRGFAIIAIVTIHVMGFALVIDHPNIITPIANYLTHLADFGVPLFLLISGYILGLRYFGKLDPKRFYGRRLKTILLPYIFFAFVYAIFNWFFMDQRSINDQLISFILFSGTRALWFVAVIIQLYLLFPYLVRFYKRLERTNDEILLLIIPLAIYLLWYAVIEGAFINSMGGYFGVSYYYANLMMRLICLPYLVFFTAGMYLSRHRDEVKIAMGKANQWIVAVLALLLALVLQFFPSGFIWSVFLLPFVALMSISLYRLSLWLKDHAGMPARMIRTVGLYSYGIYLVHMLAISIVTKPLYTMGLGVEDALFYILMMPGVVAISVLIIYILGRLPYGRYLSGIKTGPKSGMEKSPGQSSRGVHD